One stretch of Gadus macrocephalus chromosome 12, ASM3116895v1 DNA includes these proteins:
- the lpla gene encoding lipoprotein lipase: MGKGNFHFLTVWIILAQILATFSSNTTVVYDNSTVTATPVPTSDQWLLDYTGIVSKFSLRTAEEPEDDLCYIVPGERDTITECEFNPETQTFVIIHGWTVTGMFESWVPKLVSALLNRVPSANVIVVDWLTRANQHYPTSAAYTKLVGADVAKFVTWIQNELQLPWDKIHLLGYSLGAHVAGIAGDLTKRQISRITGLDPAGPTFEHAANENILSQEDAAFVDVLHTNTRGSPDRSIGIQRSVGHVDIFPNGGTFQPGCDIQNTLMGIASAGIKGLQNMDQLVKCSHERSIHLFIDSLVNADQQSMAYSCNSQSAFNKGLCLSCRKNRCNNLGYNVKKVRSTRSTKMYLKTRDMMPYKVFHYQVKMHFFSEKKLSFTEQPLMISLFGTHGERENIPFQIPTLEGNSTVSFLLTTDTEIGDLLIVKLRWEKDNFFSWSDWWGRSKFHIRKLRVKSGETQSRAIFSSKDGEFAFMIRGGEDAVFVKSKDDNMNRQEKRMHKRKMQGTLFGQNDA, from the exons ATGGGAAAGGGAAATTTTCATTTCTTAACGGTTTGGATAATTTTGGCACAAATTCTTGCAACTTTTTCTTCCAACACTACTGTCGTTTATG ACAACAGCACTGTGACTGCAACTCCCGTGCCCACTTCCGATCAATGGCTGTTAGACTACACCGGCATCGTATCCAAGTTCTCCCTGCGCACAGCGGAGGAGCCGGAGGATGACCTGTGCTACATTGTCCCCGGAGAGCGGGACACCATAACGGAGTGTGAATTCAACCCAGAAACGCAGACCTTCGTCATCATCCATGGTTGGACG GTCACAGGGATGTTTGAGAGCTGGGTGCCCAAGCTGGTGTCGGCTCTCCTCAACCGGGTGCCCAGTGCTAATGTGATCGTGGTGGACTGGCTGACCAGAGCCAACCAGCACTACCCCACCTCGGCCGCATACACCAAGCTGGTGGGCGCGGACGTCGCCAAGTTCGTCACCTGGATACAA AATGAGTTGCAGTTGCCCTGGGACAAGATCCATCTGTTGGGCTACAGTCTGGGGGCCCATGTGGCCGGCATTGCTGGAGACCTGACCAAGCGGCAGATCAGCAGAATCACAG GGCTGGACCCGGCTGGGCCCACCTTCGAGCACGCCGCCAACGAGAACATCCTGTCCCAGGAGGACGCCGCGTTCGTGGACGTCCTGCACACCAACACCCGGGGCTCGCCGGACCGCAGCATCGGCATCCAGAGGTCCGTGGGCCACGTCGACATCTTCCCCAACGGAGGCACCTTCCAGCCCGGCTGCGACATCCAGAACACCCTGATGGGCATCGCGTCGGCGGGCATCAAGGGCCTCCAGa ACATGGACCAGCTGGTGAAGTGCTCCCACGAGCGCTCCATCCACCTGTTCATCGACTCGCTGGTCAACGCCGACCAGCAGAGCATGGCCTACAGTTGCAATTCGCAGAGCGCCTTCAACAAGGGCCTCTGCCTCAGCTGCCGCAAGAACCGCTGCAACAACCTGGGCTACAACGTCAAGAAGGTGCGGTCCACGCGCAGCACCAAGATGTACCTGAAGACCCGCGACATGATGCCCTACAAAG TATTCCACTACCAAGTGAAGATGCATTTCTTCAGCGAGAAAAAGCTGAGCTTCACCGAGCAGCCCTTGATGATCTCTCTGTTTGGAACGCACGGGGAAAGGGAGAACATCCCCTTTCAAAT CCCGACCCTGGAGGGGAACAGCACCGTCTCCTTCCTGCTCACCACGGACACGGAGATCGGGGACCTGTTGATAGTGAAACTGCGCTGGGAGAAGGACAACTTCTTCAGCTGGTCTGACTGGTGGGGCCGGAGCAAGTTCCACATCCGCAAGCTTCGCGTCAAGTCCGGCGAGACCCAGTCCAG GGCGATCTTCAGCTCAAAGGACGGCGAGTTTGCTTTCATGATCAGAGGCGGTGAGGACGCAGTGTTTGTCAAGTCAAAAGACGACAACATGAACCGCCAAGAGAAGCG GATGCACAAGCGGAAAATGCAAGGCACCCTTTTTGGCCAGAACGACGCCTAA
- the LOC132469465 gene encoding lipoprotein lipase produces MKGWPVRCLYFLVLNAAVQSVTSLEEELSDSIFGNFLDPLKDLFEPRELESNATAVRFSLRKPSMPEDDLCYLTPGKPESLAACSFNSTSKTFLVIHGWTVSGMFESWVSKLVSALYRREHAANVIVVDWLGTAQNHYIVAAQSTQLVGQEIAGFIDWIEEATNMPLENLHLIGYSLGAHVAGFAGSHSTNKVGRITGLDPAGPDFEGQHAHRRLSPDDAHFVDVLHTFTRGSLGLSIGIQQPVGHVDIYPNGGGFQPGCNLHGALEKIANYGLFAITDAVKCEHERSIHLFIDSLLNEQTAPKAYRCGSNQMFDRGMCLSCRKSRCNTVGYDISKVRKARNVQMYTKTRASMPFRVYHYQLKIHFSSKMNRSDIEPSLTVSLYGTKGDAENLELKLKEKIATNKTHSFLLVTEQDIGDLLMLKFRWEEDNGWSASSMLKMVSSWWSGDPDSSDMAVHRIRVRVGETQQKLVLCVKDPEALSLTQEITFVKCRADWRKTGANSGTPKRFTLENH; encoded by the exons ATGAAAGGGTGGCCGGTTCGATGTCTTTACTTTCTGGTGTTGAACGCAGCTGTGCAGAGTGTGACGTCCTTGGAAGAAGAACTCAGCGATTCTATTTTTG GAAACTTCCTGGATCCTTTGAAAGACCTGTTTGAGCCGAGAGAGTTGGAGAGCAATGCCACCGCGGTTAGGTTCTCCCTTCGCAAGCCCTCCATGCCAGAGGATGACCTCTGCTACCTCACCCCTGGCAAGCCTGAATCCCTGGCCGCCTGCAGCTTCAACTCCACCTCCAAAACCTTCCTAGTGATCCACGGATGGACG GTCAGCGGGATGTTTGAGAGCTGGGTGTCGAAGCTGGTGTCGGCGCTGTACCGTCGAGAGCACGCGGCCAACGTGATCGTGGTGGACTGGCTGGGCACGGCGCAGAACCACTACATCGTGGCGGCCCAGAGCACCCAGCTGGTGGGCCAGGAGATCGCCGGCTTCATCGACTGGATCGAG GAGGCCACCAACATGCCCCTTGAGAACCTCCACCTCATCGGCTACAGCCTGGGGGCCCACGTGGCTGGGTTCGCGGGGAGCCACTCCACCAACAAAGTGGGCAGGATCACAG GTCTGGATCCGGCCGGCCCTGACTTTGAGGGCCAACACGCCCACCGGCGCCTCTCCCCGGACGACGCTCACTTCGTGGACGTCCTCCACACCTTCACCCGGGGCTCCCTGGGCCTAAGCATCGGTATCCAGCAGCCGGTGGGCCACGTGGACATCTACCCCAACGGCGGAGGCTTCCAGCCGGGCTGCAACCTGCACGGCGCCCTGGAGAAGATCGCTAACTATGGATTGTTTG CCATCACGGACGCCGTGAAGTGTGAGCACGAGCGCTCCATCCACCTGTTCATCGACTCCCTGCTGAACGAGCAGACGGCGCCCAAGGCCTACCGCTGCGGCAGCAACCAGATGTTCGACCGCGGCATGTGCCTCAGCTGCCGCAAGAGCCGCTGCAACACGGTGGGCTACGACATCAGCAAGGTCCGCAAGGCCCGCAACGTCCAGATGTACACCAAGACCAGGGCCTCCATGCCCTTCAGAG TGTACCACTACCAGCTGAAGATTCACTTCTCCAGCAAGATGAACCGCTCGGACATAGAGCCTTCCCTCACGGTCTCGTTGTACGGAACCAAAGGAGACGCAGAGAACCTGGAACTCAAACT GAAAGAGAAGATTGCGACCAATAAGACCCACTCGTTCCTCCTGGTGACGGAACAGGACATTGGGGACCTCCTGATGCTCAAGTTCCGATGGGAGGAGGACAACGGCTGGTCTGCCTCCAGCATGCTGAAGATGGTGTCTTCCTGGTGGTCCGGGGACCCCGACAGCTCCGACATGGCGGTTCACAGGATCCGGGTCCGAGTTGGCGAGACCCAGCAAAA GCTGGTGCTGTGCGTTAAAGACCCAGAGGCTCTCAGTCTGACACAGGAAATCACGTTTGTCAAATGTAGGGCTGACTGGAGGAAGACGGGGGCTAACAGCGGCACGCCCAAACG ATTTACCCTGGAGAACCACTAA